A single genomic interval of Electrophorus electricus isolate fEleEle1 chromosome 4, fEleEle1.pri, whole genome shotgun sequence harbors:
- the LOC118241172 gene encoding stefin-C-like, with translation MCSYKGGSWSSWQDVDEEVKNICSKVKPCVEEKTRESFTIFEPLTFRSQVVKGMNYDIVLYTGKQTCLQMRVWQDVAPVKLNVMSIAVFPLLTVSIKT, from the exons ATGTGTTCTTATAAAGGTGGATCGTGGTCCTCATGGCAAGATGTTGATGAAGAAGTGAAGAATATCTGCAGTAAA GTAAAGCCATGTGTTGAGGAGAAGACTAGAGAAAGCTTTACAATTTTTGAGCCCCTGACATTTCGAAGCCAAGTTGTCAAAGGAATGAACTACGATATTgtg TTGTATACAGGAAAGCAGACCTGTCTGCAGATGCGTGTTTGGCAAGATGTTGCACCTGTCAAACTGAATGTGATGTCAATTGCAGTTTTTCCATTGCTCACTGTcagcattaaaacataa